GCCGACCGCGTCATGACGATCGAAAAACACCTCGTCCGCGAACCGAAGGCACTCGATGATGCCAAAGCTAGCATGCAGAAATGGCAAGTCGTCTACGAAGACGTTCCAGAGCTCAGTCATGCCGATCTCCACGTCTTATCCCAAACGGGTCGGGTCGTGACGTTACTCGTCTTATCCGATGCAGGCGCGCAGTATCTTGAAACGACGCGTCCTCTATTAAAGGATGCTTTGCCGGTGCAGATGGAAGATTACTTCTTAGGGACATTTGGAGGGAAACGACATGGTTAAGCAATTGATCCGCTATCACATCAAGCAAGGCATCTGGCCACTCGCTTGTTTTATTCTACTGGCGATCTTCAGTTATGGGTTCGGCAGTTATACCGTTATCAATGAATTTGAAAAATACGATGTGTCTCAGCAACCCGAGCTACTCAACACCGTACTCGTCAGTCCGTTTTTCGCTGGATTCGCTGCAATTCTGATTGCGGTCTTTGCAATCCTGATGCTCGGTTCGGAGCGTGGGAGTGGTCGCAGCCTGATTTTACATGCGTTGCCGTTCCCGAAGGTCTGGCTGTTCTGGATCAAATGGGCGATTGGCGTCGTGACGTTGATCGTCTTCCCGATCATCGGCTTTTTCGTCAGTTGGTCATTACTGCAAGGATTCGGTATCAATCCGTTTGATTACGTCACGTGGTCGTCACTCCTTCAAGATTTTGGTCTATTCCTTCTATTTGATGTGACGATTTTAACAATCTTCTTATTCGCCGGAACAGTTGCCGGTGACATCATCGGACAACTGTTACTCGGAACGTTCTTCTTGTTCTTGAATTACTTCACGTATTTCAGTATCTATGCTATCGGTCAACTGGGTTTTGGCGTGGGCTATGAAGAGTTAGACAAACCAACAAGCTTTTTGATGACGATCACGACGCCATTTGCGCTCTTCTTCGAGTACAATACCGATTTCAACATCACCTATGCTGTGTTGTTCAGTTTAGCCTTGACGGTCATCTTACTGATTTTCGGTAGTCGTCTCTATGTCAAAGGTGCGAACGAACGTCTCGGGCGTTTCACGATTTTCCCAAAATTACATCCAGCACTCATCATCACCTTCTCGATCTATACGACAATCCTACTCGCGGGAATCATCGGTCTGATTTCGTCCGAGAATCAATTCCTGTACTGGCTCGCAATCGCGATTCTCGCCTGGCCGACGTTCAGCTCTTATCGTCGGATGATTGGGTGGAGTCGCTAATGCAACGAATGGACCTTCTGAAATGACTTTTCAGAAGGTCCATTTTTTTGTCATCGATTCTTCACAAAGCTTTACAAACGATAAACATGGATTTCACATTCTATCCGTAAGGTGGAGTTTGTAGGTCGTATCGATCATCAAACCCCAGCACCTTTCGAGGAGGAACCCTTATGAAATTAAAACGTATCATTCCGATTTTTGCCTTATCAACCCTTTCCCTCAGTACGATGTTCTCGATGCCTGAAGCAGAAGCAAAGACGAAACCTGTTAAATCACCGGAAATCCGGAACGTCATCTTCTTGATCGGCGACGGGATGGGGGTCTCGTATACATCAGCACATCGTTACTTAAAGAACGATCCATCGACACCGGTTGCTGAAAAAACAGCGTTTGACCAATACCTCGTTGGTCAACAGATGACTTATCCGGAAGATCCGAAGGAAAACGTCACCGATTCCGCCTCCGCAGCAACAGCGATGTCATCCGGCATCAAGACGTATAATGCAGCGATTGCCGTTGATAACGATAAATCGGAAGTCAAGACCGTCCTTGAAGCAGCGAAAGAACGTGGTAAGTCAACAGGACTCGTTGCAACATCGGAAATCACGCATGCGACACCTGCTTCGTTCGGTGCTCATGATGAGAGCCGAAAGAACATGAACGCGATCGCAGACGATTACTTCAAGGAACGCGTCAATGGGAAGCATAAAATTGACGTCATGCTCGGTGGCGGTAAGTCGAACTTCGTCCGTCCGGATGTTGATTTGACGAAAGCATTCAAAAAAGACGGTTACAGTTACGTCACGGATCTGGATCAATTGCAAGGTGATAAAAACAAACAAGTCCTCGGTCTGTTCGCAGATGGTGGATTACCAAAACGGATTGACCGCGAAAACTCGGTCCCATCACTTGAACAAATGACGAACTCTGCCATTAAGCGACTCGACTCGAATAAAAAAGGATTCTTCCTGATGGTCGAAGGTAGCCAAGTCGACTGGGCCGGTCATGACAATGATATCGTCGGTGCCATGAGTGAGATGGAAGACTTCGAGCGGGCATTCAAAGCCGCGATCGCATTTGCAAAGAAGGATAAACATACACTCGTCGTCGCGACAGCTGACCACTCAACGGGTGGATATTCAATCGGTGCAGATGGCATCTATAACTGGTTCGCTGAACCGATCAAAGCGGCAAAGAAAACACCTGACTTCATGGCGCAAAAAATCGTCGATGGTGCGGACGTCCGCAAGACGTTGACGACGTATATCGATCAGGACAAACTCGCCTTGACGGACAAAGAAATCGATAGCGTCTCCCGCGCTGCTGAATCGAAGAAATTACTCGAGATCGATAATGCGATTGAAGAAATCTTCAACGAACGCTCGCATACAGGCTGGACTACAGGTGGACATACAGGTGAAGACGTACCGGTCTATGCGTTCGGTCCTGCTAAAGAACGTTTCGCGGGACAAGTCGACAACACGGATCACGCGAAAATCATCTTCGATCTCTTGAAATCGAAGAAATAAGGAGAATGTTCATGAGACAGATACTTGCTACTTTGATGCTCGGGACGGTGCTCGCTGGTTGTGGCACTTCAGCATCACAAGACACACCAAAAGAACCAGCGTCTGCGAAACAGGAGCAGCCGGTATCGCTTGAAAAAACAAGCGCCTACGTTCCAAACCCGCAAATTCCAGACGATCGCGATTTGACAAAAATCGATCAGACCGTCACGGATGATAAGGGCGACCTGACGCTTAAACAATTCAAACGAGTGAACGAAACACGGAAGATTGGTCCGATCGAGATGACGATCGAAGAGATCAAAGTCTTTCATGCTCGCCCAAGCTACGGCATGATTGATTTCTTCCACGGTTTCACGCACGATGAATCCTTCGACTTGATCAAGACACGCGTCACGATCAAGAATACGAGTGATGAACCGGTCACGTTCAATCCGGTCGCCCACTTTAAGCTCGGTGCCGCAACTGAAAAGACGCTTGAAGACGACGTCTATTTAGAGTCGCTCGCGAAGACATACGCTCCGTCCGAATCACGAAGCGGTAACTTCGGCTTCATTTTGGAACAACCGGTTGATTCGATTGAACTCTTAACAAGTGACGTCCTAGATAAAAAACAAGATGTCCTCAAAAAAGGCACGACATTTTCGACGTCTCTTCGTTAACACTCATTCCTGCTTTTACGCTCCATCTGTTTTTTCGGGTCATGCCCGGACGACAGGTGGAGCTATTTTGATGCCTGCAATCGTTCCATGCTACACTAAAAGCACTATTTGAATGCAAAGGACGGATGATATGCCGAAGTATTTAAACATCTACCATGAGCTCGCGCAACGTATTCAGGAAGGGACACTTCCTGCTGAGACGAAGTTGCCGTCAGAAACAGAGCTGATGCAGGAGTTCGAAGCAAGTCGCGGAACGGTCCGAAAAGCGATTGATGCCTTGCAAGAGAAAGGCTTCGTCCGCAAACACCAAGGGAAAGGTGTCTTCGTCCTGTCGCAAGAAGCGATTGAGTTCCAATTCAATGGGATCGTCAGCTTCTCGGAAGCCCATCGCCGGATGGGGCGACATGTCGTTGAAACGGATGTAGTGTCTTGCGAAGTCCTCTCCGCCTCTGCTGAGCTCGCTTCGTTATTACATGTGGCACAAGGAACGAACGTGACACGCGTCGAGCGCATTCGTCAAATTGATGGTGAACGGGTCATCCGTGACATCAATCATTTCGTGACCGCACTCGTGCCTGGACTGACTACTGACATCGCTAAAGGTTCGATCTATCAGTACATCGAAGAGACACTTGGTCGGCAGATCAGCTACGCAAAACGAAAAATCGAAGCTCGCCCTGCGACAATGGAAGACCAAGAACGACTCGACCTTCACGATATGACGCATGTCATCGTTGTCACGAACGATACGTATTTCTATGAAGGACAACATTTCGAACGGACGGAATCGCGTCACCGGCTCGATAAGTTTCAGTTCACTGATATTGCCCGTCGTTGAATATAGGCTGCAAGATGAGGGAATTCGTAGATGACGGATTCTCTCTTTTTTATTCTCCCCAACTTATCTATATAAGTTCTTGACCAACTTATATAGATAAGTTAAGATAAGTGTGCGCAGATAAGAAAACGTTTTCATTTTAAAAGTGGTCGAGTATGTCACTTCCAAAAAGGAGCATCGAGATGAAACCAAACTATCGTCAGATTGCAGAGCAAATCATTGAGAACATCGGAGGTAAGGAGAACGTTGAGCAGGCAGCTCACTGTGTCACCCGTCTTCGTTTAACGCTTAAGAATCAAGAGCTTGTCGATCAAGAAGCCTTACTTGAAGTTCCGCTCGTCAAAGGCGCGTTCTTGAACGCGGGTGTCTATCAAATCGTCATTGGTGCCGGAGACGTCGACCGGGTCTATGCAGAATTCATTCAATTAACCGGTTTACAGGCAACAACGATCGCAGATGTTAAATCGTCTGGCGCTGCCAAGATGAATCCGTTCCAAAAGTTGATCAAAGTCTTTTCTGATGTCTTCATGCCTATCATCCCGGCGATCATCGTTGCTGGTCTCTTAATGGGAATCAATAATCTATTCGGTATCGAGTTCGGTGGCAAGACGATGATCGATCGTTATCCGAACTTACAAGGACTTTGGGATCTCATCAATATGATGGCAAACACCGCCTTCGTCTTCCTGCCGGCACTCGTCGGTTGGTCAGCGACGAAACGCTTTGGTGGAAGTGAGATTCTCGGAATCGTCATGGGTCTGATGCTCGTTCACCCAGATCTCTTAAACGCTTGGAACTACGGACAAAGTGCTCTAAAAGGTGAAATCCCGACATTCAACATTCTCGGTCTCTTTGAAATTGAAAAAGTTGGCTATCAGGGACAAATCCTCCCTGTGCTCGCCGCTGCTTATGTTCTCAGTACGATTGAACGTTGGCTCAAACAACGCGTACCGAATGCGATTCAATTACTCGTCGTACCGATTACGACGATCACGTTGACCGGCTTCCTCGCTCTTGCCGTCATCGGACCGGTCACGCGTCAAGTCGGTGACTGGATTACGATCGGTGTCGTCAATACGTTCGAAGCTGTTCCGTTACTCGGTGCCTTACTCTTTGGCGCACTCTATGCGCCGCTCGTCATCACTGGCATGCACCATATGTTCATCGCCGTTGACCTACAGTTGATTGGACAAAGTGGCACGACGTTCATCTGGCCGATGATCGCGATTTCGAACATCGCTCAAGGTTCAGCAACACTTGCGATGCTTTTCCTTGCGAAAAACGTCAACGATAAGAATATGGCGTCGACGTCGGCACTCTCTGCTTACTTCGGGATCACGGAACCAGCGATGTTCGGGGTCAATCTCCGGTTCAAGTATCCGTTTTACGCAGCACTCGTCGGCTCTGCCATCGCGTCAGCTTTCATTGCCGTCAGTGGCGTTCTCGCTCCTGCGATTGGTGTTGGCGGACTACCAGCTTTCATTTCGATCGTACCAGGCTCGATTTTATCGTTCATCGTCGGCATGGTGATCGCGATCATCGTCCCTGTCGCCTGTACGTTCCTGTTCCACTATGTCTCAACGAAACGCGCAAAAAAAGCTGCCCTGAAAAAAGCAGCGTAATTCTAGAAAGGTGTGTATCTCATGATCACGACAACCGATTGGCGCAAATCCGCCGTTTATCAAATCTATCCGAAGAGTTTTTATAGTCCGGAGGGCAAAGCGACCGGTACGTTACGCGGCGTAACCGCCAAACTCGATTATCTGGCGGATCTTGGTGTCGATTACCTCTGGTTGACGCCGGTCTATGCCTCACCGCAAAACGACAATGGCTATGATGTCAGTGATTATTATGCAATTGATCCATCTTACGGCACGATGGACGATTTTGAGACGTTACTTGCAGAAGCAAAACAACGCAGTTTGTCTGTCATGATGGACATCGTCGTCAATCACTGTTCGACGTCACATGCTTGGTTCGAAGAAGGACGTCATCCGGATAGTCCCTATCACGACTACTTCATTTGGCGCGATACACCGAACGACTGGGTATCCAAGTTTGGCGGTCCCGCTTGGTCATTTGACGAGGTAGCTGGCAAGTATTACTTGCACCTATTCGACAAGACGCAAGCGGATCTGAACTGGGAAAATCCACGTTTACGGGAAGATGTTTACAACATGATGCGCTTTTGGCGCGATAAAGGGGTCAGCGGCTTCCGACTCGATGTCATCAATTTGATCTCGAAGACGCCAGGTCTTCCGAACGATCCAGCAGGAGACGGACGTGCGTATTATACGGACGGACCGAACGTCCATGATTACTTGCAAGAAATGAACGCAGCAGTTTTTGCCGGACACGATCTCATGACGGTCGGTGAGATGTCGTCGACGTCGCTTGATCACTGCCTTCGTTATTCGTCGCTTGATGAACAAGAACTGAAGATGACGTTCAACTTCCATCATTTGAAGGTCGATTATCCGAACGGTGAAAAATGGACAGCAGCACCGTTTGATTTCAAGCAACTGAAACAGATTTTCTCCGACTGGCAATCCGGCATGAACGGACAAGCTTGGAACGCGATCTTTTGGTGCAACCATGACCAGCCACGCGTCGTCAGCCGGTTTGGTGACGACGTCACGTATCGCGTTGAAAGTGCGAAGATGCTCGCGACGACACTTCATGGCTTACAAGGAACACCGTATATCTATCAAGGAGAAGAGATCGGCATGCCGAATCCGGACTTCACGGACCTATCTGACTACCGCGATGTCGAGACATTGAACGCGTATCAGGAAGCTCGGAACAACGGTGTAGCGGAAGAAGCGATTCTCGCTGCGATTCGTCAAAAATCACGTGATAATGCGCGGACGCCGATGCCATGGTCAGACGCACTCAACGGTGGCTTTAGTACAAGCGATCCGTGGATACCGGTCTCGCCGACGTATGACCAGATCAATGTCGAGTCGGCTGTCGCAAACCCTGACTCGGTCTATCATCATTACAAACGATTGATTCAACTCCGTAAACAGTATGACGTGCTCACGGATGGTTCGTACCGTCTGTTGACACCAGACGATCCGTCACTCTGGGCGTACGAACGCGTAACGAACGAGGAAGAGTTGCTTGTCGTTTCGAACTTCTACGGAACAGACACGACGTTCACGTTACCTCGTGACGGGTCGGACTATACGGTGTTGATTCACAATTATCAGCAGATACAGACAGAGGGTCAAACTCTGACGTTACATCCTTATGAATCCTTGATGCTTTATCGTAAAAAGTGATGCATCTCTCGTTGTTCTCTTGATCAAATAAAAAGGGAAATCACCATCCGATTACATGACCCGGAACGTGATCTCCCTTTTCTCATACTTCATCATACACGAACTCGTTTTTAGAGCATGTATCCTACGAAACCTTCCGATTCGCTTCTTCTCGTTTCAACTGTTCGCGGAACAGTCGTGTCTCGGCAATAACGACACCAGACAATCCAATTAAACCAATCAAGTTCGGAATCGCCATCAATCCGTTGAAGACATCGGAAATCGCCCAGACCATGTTCAAGTTCGTCGTCATCGCACCTGCTCCGGCAACTAAGACGAACAGGATGCGGTACGGTAGGATTGATTTTTGACCAAACAGATAATAGATCGATTTTTCCCCATAATATGACCACCCAAGGACCGTCGAGTAAGCGAACATGACGAGACCGATCGTAACGATGTATTTCCCAGCAGGACCGAGGAAGACTTCGAAGCTCGCCGTCGTCAATTCAACACCCTCCAATTTCGTATCGAGCTGCCCTCCCATGACGAGCGTCAGGCCCGTGATCGAACAGACGACCAATGTATCGAGGAACACTTGCGTCATCGAGACGAGCGCTTGACGCCCCGGGAAGTCCGTCTTCGCAGCAGCGGCTGCGATCGGTGCTGAACCAAGTCCTGCTTCGTTCGAGAAGACACCACGCGCGACACCGTAACGAATTGCCGCCCCGATTGCCCCACCCGTGATTGCCTCATTTGAGAACGTACTACTGAAGATCGTTGAAATCGCACCTGGAATCAGATCATAGTTCATGATGAGAATCAGCAAGCCACTTCCGACATAGAAGAAAATCATGAACGGAACGAACAGACTGACGACTTTCCCAATTGACTTGACC
This region of Exiguobacterium acetylicum DSM 20416 genomic DNA includes:
- a CDS encoding alkaline phosphatase, which produces MKLKRIIPIFALSTLSLSTMFSMPEAEAKTKPVKSPEIRNVIFLIGDGMGVSYTSAHRYLKNDPSTPVAEKTAFDQYLVGQQMTYPEDPKENVTDSASAATAMSSGIKTYNAAIAVDNDKSEVKTVLEAAKERGKSTGLVATSEITHATPASFGAHDESRKNMNAIADDYFKERVNGKHKIDVMLGGGKSNFVRPDVDLTKAFKKDGYSYVTDLDQLQGDKNKQVLGLFADGGLPKRIDRENSVPSLEQMTNSAIKRLDSNKKGFFLMVEGSQVDWAGHDNDIVGAMSEMEDFERAFKAAIAFAKKDKHTLVVATADHSTGGYSIGADGIYNWFAEPIKAAKKTPDFMAQKIVDGADVRKTLTTYIDQDKLALTDKEIDSVSRAAESKKLLEIDNAIEEIFNERSHTGWTTGGHTGEDVPVYAFGPAKERFAGQVDNTDHAKIIFDLLKSKK
- a CDS encoding DUF4352 domain-containing protein — protein: MRQILATLMLGTVLAGCGTSASQDTPKEPASAKQEQPVSLEKTSAYVPNPQIPDDRDLTKIDQTVTDDKGDLTLKQFKRVNETRKIGPIEMTIEEIKVFHARPSYGMIDFFHGFTHDESFDLIKTRVTIKNTSDEPVTFNPVAHFKLGAATEKTLEDDVYLESLAKTYAPSESRSGNFGFILEQPVDSIELLTSDVLDKKQDVLKKGTTFSTSLR
- the treR gene encoding trehalose operon repressor, whose translation is MPKYLNIYHELAQRIQEGTLPAETKLPSETELMQEFEASRGTVRKAIDALQEKGFVRKHQGKGVFVLSQEAIEFQFNGIVSFSEAHRRMGRHVVETDVVSCEVLSASAELASLLHVAQGTNVTRVERIRQIDGERVIRDINHFVTALVPGLTTDIAKGSIYQYIEETLGRQISYAKRKIEARPATMEDQERLDLHDMTHVIVVTNDTYFYEGQHFERTESRHRLDKFQFTDIARR
- the treP gene encoding PTS system trehalose-specific EIIBC component; translation: MKPNYRQIAEQIIENIGGKENVEQAAHCVTRLRLTLKNQELVDQEALLEVPLVKGAFLNAGVYQIVIGAGDVDRVYAEFIQLTGLQATTIADVKSSGAAKMNPFQKLIKVFSDVFMPIIPAIIVAGLLMGINNLFGIEFGGKTMIDRYPNLQGLWDLINMMANTAFVFLPALVGWSATKRFGGSEILGIVMGLMLVHPDLLNAWNYGQSALKGEIPTFNILGLFEIEKVGYQGQILPVLAAAYVLSTIERWLKQRVPNAIQLLVVPITTITLTGFLALAVIGPVTRQVGDWITIGVVNTFEAVPLLGALLFGALYAPLVITGMHHMFIAVDLQLIGQSGTTFIWPMIAISNIAQGSATLAMLFLAKNVNDKNMASTSALSAYFGITEPAMFGVNLRFKYPFYAALVGSAIASAFIAVSGVLAPAIGVGGLPAFISIVPGSILSFIVGMVIAIIVPVACTFLFHYVSTKRAKKAALKKAA
- the treC gene encoding alpha,alpha-phosphotrehalase, translated to MITTTDWRKSAVYQIYPKSFYSPEGKATGTLRGVTAKLDYLADLGVDYLWLTPVYASPQNDNGYDVSDYYAIDPSYGTMDDFETLLAEAKQRSLSVMMDIVVNHCSTSHAWFEEGRHPDSPYHDYFIWRDTPNDWVSKFGGPAWSFDEVAGKYYLHLFDKTQADLNWENPRLREDVYNMMRFWRDKGVSGFRLDVINLISKTPGLPNDPAGDGRAYYTDGPNVHDYLQEMNAAVFAGHDLMTVGEMSSTSLDHCLRYSSLDEQELKMTFNFHHLKVDYPNGEKWTAAPFDFKQLKQIFSDWQSGMNGQAWNAIFWCNHDQPRVVSRFGDDVTYRVESAKMLATTLHGLQGTPYIYQGEEIGMPNPDFTDLSDYRDVETLNAYQEARNNGVAEEAILAAIRQKSRDNARTPMPWSDALNGGFSTSDPWIPVSPTYDQINVESAVANPDSVYHHYKRLIQLRKQYDVLTDGSYRLLTPDDPSLWAYERVTNEEELLVVSNFYGTDTTFTLPRDGSDYTVLIHNYQQIQTEGQTLTLHPYESLMLYRKK
- a CDS encoding alanine/glycine:cation symporter family protein — encoded protein: MGNSFSEWISAVSDIVWGPPLLILLVGTGIYLTIRLGFIQITKLPYALKLAFSKHQDDKSEGDISHFQALMTALAATVGTGNIVGVATAVVLGGPGAIVWMWLSGLFGMATKYAEAILAVKYRVVDEKGQMAGGPMYYLERGLKQKWLGVLFAAFASIAAFGIGNGVQTNSVALAMKSTFDVPLYVTGIVLMVLTGVVILGGVKSIGKVVSLFVPFMIFFYVGSGLLILIMNYDLIPGAISTIFSSTFSNEAITGGAIGAAIRYGVARGVFSNEAGLGSAPIAAAAAKTDFPGRQALVSMTQVFLDTLVVCSITGLTLVMGGQLDTKLEGVELTTASFEVFLGPAGKYIVTIGLVMFAYSTVLGWSYYGEKSIYYLFGQKSILPYRILFVLVAGAGAMTTNLNMVWAISDVFNGLMAIPNLIGLIGLSGVVIAETRLFREQLKREEANRKVS